The Urbifossiella limnaea nucleotide sequence CGGGGCAGGGTGTAGCCGCCGCCGCCGATTAGAAGCGTCCGCGGGGCGTCGTTCCCCTTGCGGGCGGCCCGCAGGAACTCGATCTGAATCTCCTCGTGCTTGTAATAGATGTACGTCGGGCGGCGCACGTCCACGGTCGAGTGGAGGAGGTGGTCGAGGTTCAGGTTGTGGAGCACCTTGTACCCGGCGGTGTCGGGGTCGCCTTCCAGCACCGGGTCGGGTTCGTCGCCGGCCGCCAGCGGCTCCAGCTTGGTCGTCACGCGGATCAGGTAGTAGTTGCTGTCGCGCTGCACCACGGTGTTCGGCTCGGCCGTGCCCTCGCCCCACGTCAGGATCACGCCGCCGGTCACGCCGCCGAGCACGATGCTCAGCAGGTACAGCAGCGTGTTGTCCTTCCACACCGGGGCGACGGTCAGGCTCACCAGCGCCAGCACGGCGGTGGCCACGATGATGGTGCGGTCGGTGCCGAGGCCCGAGATCAGCACGTAGCCGGTGGCGAAGGTGCCGGCGATGGCCCCGGTGGTGCTCCAGGCGTAGACGCGCCCGGCAACGCGGCCGACGTGGGCGGCGTCCGGCACGGCCAGCCGGATGACCTGCGGCGAGATGGTGCCCAGCACCGCCATCGGGGCGAAGAACAGCACGAACGACCACATCACGATCTGCGTGACGAGCCCGTCGGTGGCGAACGCCTCGCCGCGCTCCAGGATGGGGCGGGTGACGAGGATGAGGATCGTCAGCCCGCCGGCGAGGACGAGCAGGCCGCCGAGCACCATCCGCGGGTTCCAGCCGCTGCCGGGGCGGTTCACCCGGTCGGCGATGATGCCGCCGACGAAGTTGCCGACGCACGTCCCGGCGAGCATGACGCCGATCACGCCGGTCCACGAGAACAGGCTGACGCCGTGGTGCCGGGCGATGTAGCGGCTGGCGGCCAGCTCCAGGGCCATGCCGCAGAAGCTGGCCAGGAACACGATGGCGTAGGCGTGCCGGATGTCGGCAAACGCGGCGAGGTTCGTGGTCGGAGGCGAGCCGGGGGCGTCAGCCCCCGGTTCCTGGGGTGCCGGCTCGTTCTCCCTCGGCGGGTCGAGTTGCAGCACCACCCACGAGGCGACGGCGGTGCCGGCGAGCAACCCCGCGGCCACGTACACCAGCGAGTTGATAGTGAACATCGGAACGAGGTAGAAGCCGGTGACGTAGTTGCCGATGAGGCACCCGAGCGTACTGAGCGCGAAGATCAGACCCGAGACGCGGCCGGTGCTCGACACGTCCGGCAGGCCGAGCTTGATCGACACCGGCGTCAGCAGGCTGAGGACGAACCCGGCCGGCAGGCACAGGATCGCCGCCAGGATCGGGATGCGCGGCCCGAGCGGGATGGACGTGTGCGCCCCGCTGGCCGCGAGCAGCACCGGGAACACGGCCATCCACAGGGCCGCGAGCGCCCCGCCCATCAGGAGGCCGACGAGGGTGCGCGGGTGGGGGTACTTGTCGGCGATGCGGCCGCCGTAGGCGTTGCCGAGGGCGATGCCGGCGAGGAACACGCCGATGATGCCGGTCCAGGTGTACAGGTCGGACCCGATGAACGGGGCGAGGAGGCGACTGGCGACGAGCTGGAGGACGAGCAGCGCGGCGTTGGCCAGGAACACCACCAGCCCGATCCCGACGAGCCGGGCGAGCGGGAGCGGGGCGGACGGGGAACCCATGCGGCGGAACCTGGTGCGGGGACGGCGAGGGTGTTCGGGTAGTGGTATGCCCGGGGGCCGGGAACGGCCATCGACCCCCGGCGGGCGCTACAATGGCCGAAGTCTCGCCGCTAGCGGCGGTAGAGTCGCCCCCGGAGACGGTTCATGGCTTCCCGGTACGTCGTCGGCATCGACCTCGGCACCACCAACTCCGCCCTCGCCTACGTGGACACGACCGCCGGCGACAAGCCGCCCGTCACGCCGTTCGCCGTCCCGCAGGTCGTGTCCCAGGGCGCCGTCGAGGAGCGGCCGCTGCTGCCGTCGTTCCTCTACCTCCCCGGCGACGGCGAACAACCCGCCGGCGCCCTGAAGCTGCCGTGGGACGCCGCCCGCGACTACAGCGTCGGTGAGTACGCCCGCGCCTACGGGTCGCAGGTGCCGACGCGGCTCGTTGCCTCCGCGAAGTCGTGGCTGAGCCACCCGGGGGCCGACCGCAAGGGGCCGATCCTGCCGTTCCGCGCACCCGAGACCGGCCGCCGAGTGTCGCCGGTGGAAGCGGCCACGCGCTACCTCAAGCACCTCGCCGAGGCCTGGAACCACGCCGGCCCGGGGAAGGGGACCGCCGACAAGCTCGAAGCCCAGGACATCGTGCTGACGGTCCCCGCGTCGTTCGACGCCGCCGCCCGCGACCTGACGATCGAGGCCGCCCGCGCCGCGGGCTTCGAGAACCTGACGCTGCTGGAGGAACCGCAGGCCGCCTTCTACGCCTGGCTCGACCGCACCGGCGACGGGTGGCGCGAGCACGTCGGCGTCGGCGACCTCGTGCTCGTGGCCGACGTCGGCGGCGGCACCACCGACTTCACGCTGATCGAGGTCGCGGAGGACGGCGGCAACCTGAACCTGACGCGGCTGGCGGTCGGCGACCACCTGCTGCTCGGCGGCGACAACATGGACCTGACGCTGGCCTACCAGGTGTCGCAGGCGCTGGCGAAGAACAACACGAAGCTCGACGCCGGCCAGATGGTGCAGCTCACCTACGCCTGCCGCGGCGCGAAGGAGCAACTGTTCGCCAACCCGCGGCTGACGAAGGCGCCGGTGACGGTGCTGGGCAAGGGTCGCAGCCTGGTCGGCGGCACGATCAAGCACGACCTGCCGCGGGCGGACATGGAGGCGGTGCTGATCGACGGCTTCTTCCCCGAGTGCGCCCGCGACGCCGAACCCGCCCGCGCCCGCACCGTGGGGTTGCAGGAGTTGGGGCTCCCCTACGTGTCCGACCCCGGCATCACGCGGCACCTCGCCGCGTTCCTCAGCCGGCAAGCCGAGTCGCTGGCCGGGCGCGAGTCGGCGAAGAAGGCGGGCAAGAAGGGCGCGGTGCTGCCGACGGCGCTGCTGTTCAACGGCGGCGTCTTCAAGGCCGACCCGATGCGGAACCGGCTGTTGGGCGTGCTCGCCTCGTGGGCCAAGAGCGCGAAGGCCGACGCCCCGCGCGAGCTCCCCGGCGCCGACCTGGATTTGGCGGTGGCTCGTGGGGCCGCGTACTACGGCCTCGTGCGCCGGGGAAAGGGCGTGCGCATCCGCGGCGGCACGGCGCGGGCGTACTACGTTGGCGTCGAGACGGCGGCGCCGGCAGTGCCGGGGCTGGCGCCGCCGATCAAGGCGCTGTGCGTCGCCCCGTTCGGGATGGAGGAGGGAACCGAGGCCGACATCCCCGGCGCCGAGTTCGGGCTGGTGACCGGCGAGGAGGCCGAGTTCCGCTTCCTGGGTTCGACGACGCGCCGCACCGACGCGGCGGGCACGGTGGTGGACGAGTGGGAGGGCCAGGCGGAGGAACTGGCCCCGATCCGGACGACGCTGGAGGCGAAGGGCGCGGCCGCGAGGCAGGTGGTGCCGGTCCACCTGCACAGCAAGGTGACGGCGGTGGGCCAGCTGGAGCTGTGGCTGTTCAGCCGCGACGGCAAGCAGCGGTGGAAGCTGGAGTACAACGTCCGCGAGGGGCGGTGAGGGTGCCCCCCGCGGGGTCGCGCGTTACTTTTCGCCCTGGCGGAGCAGCTTCATCACCGTCACGCCGGGGGTGTCGGTTTTGAAGTCGGTCGGGCGGTCGCTGCCGTTCTTCGTGAAAGCCAGCGTCAGCTCCAGGCCCGCCTTCGTCGCCTTCGTTTGGTAGATGCCCAGCACCGTCTTGTCCCCCTTCGGCGGTGAGATGTCGATGTGCCCCGGCGTCTTGGTCGGGTCGAGAGTGTACTTCGCGTCCTCGGCCTTCGCCTTGCCGCCCTCGCGGACCGTCACCGTGCCGTTCTTGAACTCGAACTCCACCTTGTCCGCGTCCTCCTTCGTCTTTCCGCCGAACGACGCCGACAGCACCTTGTAGGTGCCGTCGATCGACTTGGCCGGGGCGTCGCCCTGGGCGGTCCCCGCCCCCGCGACCACCAGCCCCGCCACCACCGCCGCCAGCAACTGCTTCATCGGTCGTCCTCGTGGGTTGCTACTTCCCGCCGTCGCGCTTCAGCCGCACCACCATCACGTCCTTGCCGCCGGCGAAGTCCGCCGGGCGGTCGGCCGTCTCGGTGAACGCCAGCACCACCTCGCCCTTCTCCAGCCGGACGATCCCGGGGAACGTCCGCCCCTTGTCCGGGCCGTCCTGCGGCGCCAGGTCGAGGTGCGCCGGCGTGCTCTTCGCGTCCAGCTTGAGCTTCGCCGGGTAGTCCTTCCCCTTGACCGAAAACGTCAGGTCGTCCTTCTCGATCTTCGCGGCGAAGCCGGCGAGTACGTCCGCCGGCACCGCCTTGCCGTGGTGCGACGCCGACACCGCCTTGTACGACCCGGCCAGGGCCGCGAGCGAAACGTCGTCGGCCGCGACGGTGGTGCCGATCAGGAAGGCGACGGCGGCGAGCGCGAACCGGGTCATGCGAACCTCCGGGCGGGAAACCGGCCGTCAGTGTACCGGTGCCGCCCGCCGGCGGCACCCGCTTGCCCGCCGGCCGAAACCGGCGTACCCTCGGGACTTCCCCCGGGAGCCCGCCATGACACGCCTCGCACTTCTCCTCGCCGCTGCGCTTCCCGCCCTCGCCGCCGACGCCCCGCCGCGGCCGCCCGGCATCATGGCCGGGGCGCACGCCCAGGACGTGACGCCCGAGCACTTCCCGATCTCCGTCAACGGCGGGTTCGCCGACCGGAAGGCGACGAGCGCCGCCGACAAGCTCCACGCCCGCTGCCTTGTCCTCGACGACGGCACGACGAAGGTGGCGCTGTGCGTCGTGGACAGTTGCATGATCCCGCGCGAGCTCGGCGACGCGGCCCGCGCCGCGGCGAGCAAGATGACCGGCATCCCGGCCGCGAACATCCTGATTTCCGCGACGCACACCCACAGCGCGCCGACGGTGACCGGCGTGTTCGGGAGCGACCCCGACGAGCGGTACGTCAAATTCCTCGCGGAGAAGATCGCCGCCGGCATCATGGCGGCGCACGCGAAGCTGGCCCCCGCGAAGCTGGGCTGGGGCGCCGCCGACGAGCCGAACCACGTCTTCAATCGCCGCTGGCTGACGACGCCCGGGTTCGAGAACGCGAACCCGTTCGGCGACAAGACGGACAAAGTAAGGACGAACCCCGGCTACGGGAACAAGGCGCTCGACAAGCAGGCCGGCCCGGTGGACCCCGCCGTGAGCGTGCTGAGCGTCAGGGACAAGGACGGGGCGCCGCGGGCGCTGTTCGCCAACTACGGGCTGCACTACGTCGGCGACCGGCCGGCGCTGTCGGCCGACTACTTCGGCGTGTTCGCCGAGCGCGTCGGCCCGGTGCTCGGGGCGAAGGGCGACGGGTTCGTCGGCGTCCTGTCGAACGGCACGAGCGGCGACGTGAACAACATCAACTTCGCGGGCGCGGCCCCGCCGAAGCGCGAGCCCGGGGAGCGGTCGCGCGAGGTCGCCGAGGCGGTGGCGAAGGCCGCGAGGAAAGCCGCCGACGGCGCCAGCTACCGTAGCGACATCACGCTGTCCGTGGCGACGAAGGAGCTGACGCTGAAGGTCCGCAAGCCGACGGCGGCGGAGGTGGCGCGGGCGGAGGCGATTGTGGCGAAGGCTAAGGGGCCGGTGCTGAGCGGGAGCGAGGAGGTGTACGCCCGCGAGACGCTGCTGCTGGCCAAGTACCCGGACACGGTGCCCGTGCGAATTCAGGCCATCCGCATCGGCGAGTTGGGGATCGTGGCGATCCCGTGCGAGGTGTTCACGCAGATCGGGCTCGACATCAAGAAGCGGTCTTCGACGCAACAGACGTTCGTGGTGTCGCTGGCGAACGGGTACAACGGCTACCTGCCGACGGCGGCGCAGCACGCGCTCGGCGGGTACGAGACGTGGCGGGCTCGGTCGAGCTACCTGGAGGTGGGGGCGGCGGACGCGATCACGACGACTGCCCTGGAACTGTTGGGGCAGGTGACCGGGAAATAGGTACGGGGGTGTCCGCTTGCGGCTTAGCGTCGGGCGACGCTAAGCCGCAAGCGGACACCCCCCGAACGTGATGATCACATCAGGTTCGGCAGCGCCCCGGTGCTGTCGCCGAGGGTGTCCACCTTCACGCGCATCCGGTCCAGCAACCCCACCCACAGGTTGTTGAGCGGCGTCTCGCGGGCGTACTTCACGTGCCGGCCCGGCTTCAGCGTGCCGCACCCGCCGCCGGCCAGGAGGATCGGCAGGTTGTCATGGTTGTGGGCGTTGCCGTCGCTGTTGCCGCTGCCGTAGGCCACCATGCAGTGGTCCAGCAGCGTGCCGTCGCCCTCGCGCACCGCCTTCAGCTTGCCGAGGAAGTACGCCAGCTGCGTCGTGTGGAACGTGTTGATGTCCCGAATCTTCTGCTTCTTCTCGGCCTTGTTCTCGTGGTGCGACAGGTCGTGGTGCCCCTCGGTCACCCCGGCGAACGGGTACGGCTTGTTGCTCCCCTCGTTCGCCAGCACGCACGTCACCACCCGCGTCACGTCGGCCTGGAACGCCAGCACCATCAGGTCGTACATCAGGCGGATGTGCTCGGGGTAGCTGCCCGGGATGCCGGTCGGGGCGGGCACGTCCGGCGTCCGCACCGGCGGCAGCGTCGCGGCGCGCTGGATGCGCTGCTCCACGTCGCGCACCGCCGACAGGTACTCGTCCAGCTTGCGGCGGTCGCCGGCGCCGAGGCGGTCGGTCAGCTCGCGGCTGTCCTCGCGCACGAAGTCGAGGACGCTGCGGCGGCGGGCGTCCTGGCGCTGGCGGACGTTGTCCGGCGTCGTCGAGAAGAGGCGCTCGAACACCAGCTTCGGGTTCACCTCCTTCGGCAGCGGCTGCGTCGCCGACCGCCACGACATCGTGGACGAGTACACGCACGAGTAGCCGCTGTCGCAGTTGCCCGCCATCGCCCCGGCCTCGCAGCCGAGTTCCAGCGACGGCAACCGGGTCTGGTCGGCGAGCCGGCCCGCGGCCACCTGGTCGACGCTGACGCCGGCGCGGATGTCGGTGCCGTCGGTCTTGCGCGGCTGCGACCCGGTGAGGAACGCCCCGAGCGCCCGGGCGTGGTCGCCGCCGCCGTCGCCGTGGGGGCGGGCCTTGTCGGCGGTCAGGCCGGTGAGCACCATCAACTGGTCCTTCACCGGCTGAAGCGGGCGGAGGATGTGCGGCAGGTCGAAATCGGCGCCCTCCTTCTCGGGCGTCCAGTCGGCCATGTTCTTGCCGTTGGGCACGTACAGGACGCACAGCCGGTTGGGGGCCGGGTTGGCGGTGCCGGCGCCCTGCGCCCAGGCGGTCTGCGGTCCCATCGCTTCGAGCCAGGGGAGGGCGACGGACACGCCGAGCCCCTTCAGGGCGGTCCGGCGGCTGATCGGCGAACGCGGCATGACTGGGTTCCTCGGTAACGGCTCGGGGCTTCGCCGCTTGCGGCGTAGCGTCGCGACGCTACGCCGCAAGCGGCGGTCTTACTGGGGCGCCCGCCCGCGGCGCAGGCGGAACGGGTCGGACTGCACGACTTCGGTCACCAGCGCCGAGAACTTGTAGTCCTGCCGGGCCAGCCCGGCGACGACCTTGTCCACGGCGCGCTTGTCGGTGAACTCCAGCCCGCGGCCCACCGCGTACGTCAGCAGCTTCTCCGCGAGGCAGCGGGCGAACAAGTCCTTCTTCGTCAGCAGAATCTTCTTCAGCTCGACCGGCCCGGCGAACTTCACGCCGCCCGGCAACTCGCCCGACGGGTCGATCGCCGCGTCGCCGTCCTTCGCGCGGAACGCCCCCACGGCGTCGAAGTTCTCCAGCCCGAAGCCGAGCGGGTCCATCTTGGCGTGACAGCTGGCACACGCCGCGTTCTTGCGGTGCTCCTCCATCCGCGCCCGCAGCGTCAGCGCCGTCGTCTTCTTCCCGGCTTCCTCCAGCTCGGGCACGTTCGGCGGCGGGGGCGGCGGCGGGGTGCCGAGCAGCTGTTCCAGCACCCACCGGCCGCGCTTCACCGGGCTGGTTCGCGTCGGGTTCGAGGTGACCGTCAGCACGCTGGCCTGCGTCAGCACGCCGCCGCGGTTCGTGCCGGCGAGCGCCACCCGCACGAACTCTTCTTGTCGGCGCCCGCCGCGGGCCGCGTCCTTGAGGCCGTACAGCCGGGCGAGGTCGGCGTTCACGTAGGTAAAGTCGGCGTCCAGAATGTCGAGGACGCTGCGGTCCTGCCGGACGATCTCGCCAAGGAACAGCTTCGTCTCCTGGAACATCGCCGCCCGCAGCCGGTCGTTGAACTGCGGGAACAGTTTGGCGTCCGGCTGGGCGTTCTTCAGCGGCTGGAGCTGGAGCCACTGCATGGCGAACGACTCGACCAGCGTGTTCGCCTTCGGGTCGGCGAGCATCCGCTTCACCTGCGCCGGCAGGTTCGGCGTCAGCTGGTTCTTCCCGGCCAGCTCGAAGAGTTCGGCGTCGGGCATCGACGCCCACAGGAAGTAGCTCAGGCGCGACGCCAGCTGGTACTCGCCGATCGGCCGCGCGTCCGGGCCTTCGGGGCGGTCGTCGAGCTCGACGCGGAACAGGAACTTGGGCGACACCAGCACCGCCGTCATGGCGAACTGCACGCCGGCCTCCCACGACTCGCCCGCCGCCGTGCGCGACTCGGCGAGCTTCACGAGCCGGGTCAGTTCGTCCGGCGTCACCGGCCGGCGGTAGGCGCGGGTGGCGAAGCGGCCGAGCACCTCGCGCGACTTGTCCGCGGCCGGCTTCGACTCGTCGCACTTGAGCAAGGCGCGGTGGGTGGCGGGGCGGGTGTCGAGCGGGCCTTGCAGGTACAGGTTCTGCACGAACAGGGTCGGCGCCGGCTCGCCCGCCTTGGGCTTGACCAGCGCCACCGCCATCCGCTTCAGGCCGATGTTCGCCGGAACCTTCGCCTCGATCACCTGCGGCGTCTTCTCGGTGCCGGTCACGTCCACCGTCTTGAGGATCACGAACGGCCGCAACCCCTTCACGGCCGCGCCGCTCAGTTTCTCGGCCTCCGCGTCGGAAGCGACGCCGGGGGCGGCCTTGTCGCACACCGCCAGCACCGCCACCCGCACCGGCTCCGAGCCCGTCGTCTCGGCGCGGACGCGGGCGCGAAAGATGTACTCGCCGTCCGTCGGCACCTGGTACTGCGTGTGAACGGGGCCGGTCTCCACGGCGTCGCCGCCGTCCTTGACCGACATGACGCGCCAGTTGTTCTTCAGCGGCACCTTCGCCGACGCGGGTTCGAGGTACTGCCCGCCCTGCCAGCGCTCCGGCGACTTGACCGGCGTCACCTGAACGGCCCGGTCCATGATCGACTCGGCGGCCGCGAGGTAGCGCTCGAGCAAAACCGGCGGCAGCGTCAGCACGTCTCCGATGTTGTCGAAGCCGTGGCCCACGTCGTCGGAGGGGAAGTCGTCGGCCGGGGTGAAGTCGACGCCGACGAGGTCGCGGACGGTGTTGTTGTACTCCAGCCGGTTGAGCCGCCGCATGGTGACGCGGCCGGGGTCGGGCGGGGCCGTGCGGTCGTGGTGGTCGAAGACGCCGCCGACGGTCTTGAGGAAGGCGTCGTTCTCGGCGGTGGTCGGCCGCGGCCGCGACTCCGGCGGCATCTCGCCGGCGTGGATCACGTCCTGCACCCGCTGCCAGATCTTGCGGTCTTTCAGGATCGATTCGGCGGTCGCGTACCGGGTCAGCGACAGGTCGGCCTTGGGGCGGGTGTCGCCGTGGCAGCCGAGGCAGTGCTTCTTGAGGTACGCGACGCCGTCGGCCGCGAACGCCTTCGCCTCCGGCGCCGGCGGCTGAGCGGGACTGCGCGTGAGGCCGGCGACTGTGAACGCGGCCAGCGCAAGACCAACTGGCAACAGGCGGGGCAAGGGCATATCCGGTCCGGCGGGCGGGAACGTGCAGCGGGGGCGGGAGTTACAGAATCTTACCCCGCACCCAGGCGGCGGGCCAGCGCAGGATTCCCATTCCGACGCTGATCTTGATGAGTCGGTGACATGTTTCCGGGGATCGACCCCCCTCGGCCGGAAACAATGATTTCGACGAGAGGGTCAGCGGGCGGCGAGTAGGCGCCCGACGACGGCGACTAGGTCGGCGGGCCGGTACGGCTTCGGAAGGACTGCCGTGGGCAGGTGTTGCGGCTCAGCGGCGGGCGTGTCGTCGATGGTGCTGCCGGTGGTGAGTACGACGCGGGCGTCCGGCCGGAGCCGCCGGAGTTCCGCCAGCACCTCCCAGCCGTTGAGCCCCGGGAGATTCAGGTCGAGCACGACGACCGCTATTTGGTCGTTGTCGCGGAACACGGCTACAGCGTCCGGGCCGCTGGCCGCGCCGAGGACGGCGTACCCGGCACGTTCCAGGACCATTCGGGCCATGACGATGATTGTAGGTTCGTCTTCGACTACGAGCACGGTGGAGCGAACGGCTGGTGCGTCGGCAAGGTTGTTCATTAGAATCTATTGAACGAGCGCGTGACGCGATCGGCCAGCCCCCGGGTCGGCGTACCCGGCCGGGCGGCAGCGCGGTACGCTGTGGGGGTCCGAACATGATGTGTCTGCGGACCGCGGGGCCGACCCGCGCCGCTCCGGTCGTCGGAGGGGGTGCAGCCGAGATGACCGCCGCCGCCGCGTACCACGCCCTCCTCGCCGCCGACCCCGGCCTCGCCGCCGAGTCGGCCGCCGCACTCCTCCACGGCCAGGACGCCCGCGGCCTCGTCTACGCCGGCCGCCCGGTGTGCGGCGTGCTGCGGCCGCGGTTCCTCACGCCCGGGCAGTTCCGCCGCCTCCACGACACCGCCAGCGGGCTGCTGCCGGCGCTGCGGGCGGCCCACACCCGCGCCGCGGCCGACCCGGCGTTCCGCCGCCAGTTCCGCCTCCGCGACTGGGAGGACGAGCTGTTCGCCCTCGACCCGGGCTTCCCCGAGCCGACGCCCGCCGGCCGGTTCGACGCCTTTTTCGCGTCCGAGTCGGAACTGGTCTTCACCGAGTTCAACACCGAGACGACGGCGGGCGCCGGCTACTCCGACTCGCTCGCCCGCCTGTTCCAGGGGCTGCCGGCGTTCCAGGAGTTCAGCCGCAAGTTCTTGTCGTGGCCGGTCATCGACCGGGCCGGCACCCTGCACGCCCTCGCCGACTCGTACCGCCGCTGGCGCGGCACGTCGACCGAGGCGCCGCGGGTGGCCATCCTCGACTGGCGCGACGCCCCGACGTTCGCGGAGTTGGTGCTCTTCTACGACTACTTCCGGGCGATGGGCGTGGAGGCGCGGATCGTGGACCCGCGCGACCTGGAGTACGACGGCGGCAAGCTCCGGGCCGGCGAGTTCCACGCGACGCTGGTGTACCGCCGCGTCGCGGCCGGCGAACTCGCCGCCCGGTGCGGGCTGGAGCACCCGCTGTTCCGTGCCGCCCGCGACCGTGC carries:
- a CDS encoding fused MFS/spermidine synthase; translation: MGSPSAPLPLARLVGIGLVVFLANAALLVLQLVASRLLAPFIGSDLYTWTGIIGVFLAGIALGNAYGGRIADKYPHPRTLVGLLMGGALAALWMAVFPVLLAASGAHTSIPLGPRIPILAAILCLPAGFVLSLLTPVSIKLGLPDVSSTGRVSGLIFALSTLGCLIGNYVTGFYLVPMFTINSLVYVAAGLLAGTAVASWVVLQLDPPRENEPAPQEPGADAPGSPPTTNLAAFADIRHAYAIVFLASFCGMALELAASRYIARHHGVSLFSWTGVIGVMLAGTCVGNFVGGIIADRVNRPGSGWNPRMVLGGLLVLAGGLTILILVTRPILERGEAFATDGLVTQIVMWSFVLFFAPMAVLGTISPQVIRLAVPDAAHVGRVAGRVYAWSTTGAIAGTFATGYVLISGLGTDRTIIVATAVLALVSLTVAPVWKDNTLLYLLSIVLGGVTGGVILTWGEGTAEPNTVVQRDSNYYLIRVTTKLEPLAAGDEPDPVLEGDPDTAGYKVLHNLNLDHLLHSTVDVRRPTYIYYKHEEIQIEFLRAARKGNDAPRTLLIGGGGYTLPRAAMKLVPGTRMDVVEIDPEVTNVAYEFLGLKKHEHHRDVNMDGRQFVAEVAEKGSYELVIQDAVNDLSVPSHLMTKEYNDAVKRALKPDGAFLLTIIDSVEHGKVWRAAMATLEKTFKHVHLLASSEPPAAERPADPKAAAEYDERFAYWSAGRQVYVIYASDKPLDLAGLKAATEAVVPRPPAYWPTAKAAALGPAAMTVPEVPFFTRQVAPSVLEPFLAKEPGVILTDQYAPIDNLMAEVFRRRNQ
- a CDS encoding Hsp70 family protein; this translates as MASRYVVGIDLGTTNSALAYVDTTAGDKPPVTPFAVPQVVSQGAVEERPLLPSFLYLPGDGEQPAGALKLPWDAARDYSVGEYARAYGSQVPTRLVASAKSWLSHPGADRKGPILPFRAPETGRRVSPVEAATRYLKHLAEAWNHAGPGKGTADKLEAQDIVLTVPASFDAAARDLTIEAARAAGFENLTLLEEPQAAFYAWLDRTGDGWREHVGVGDLVLVADVGGGTTDFTLIEVAEDGGNLNLTRLAVGDHLLLGGDNMDLTLAYQVSQALAKNNTKLDAGQMVQLTYACRGAKEQLFANPRLTKAPVTVLGKGRSLVGGTIKHDLPRADMEAVLIDGFFPECARDAEPARARTVGLQELGLPYVSDPGITRHLAAFLSRQAESLAGRESAKKAGKKGAVLPTALLFNGGVFKADPMRNRLLGVLASWAKSAKADAPRELPGADLDLAVARGAAYYGLVRRGKGVRIRGGTARAYYVGVETAAPAVPGLAPPIKALCVAPFGMEEGTEADIPGAEFGLVTGEEAEFRFLGSTTRRTDAAGTVVDEWEGQAEELAPIRTTLEAKGAAARQVVPVHLHSKVTAVGQLELWLFSRDGKQRWKLEYNVREGR
- a CDS encoding TIGR03067 domain-containing protein, with protein sequence MKQLLAAVVAGLVVAGAGTAQGDAPAKSIDGTYKVLSASFGGKTKEDADKVEFEFKNGTVTVREGGKAKAEDAKYTLDPTKTPGHIDISPPKGDKTVLGIYQTKATKAGLELTLAFTKNGSDRPTDFKTDTPGVTVMKLLRQGEK
- a CDS encoding TIGR03067 domain-containing protein gives rise to the protein MTRFALAAVAFLIGTTVAADDVSLAALAGSYKAVSASHHGKAVPADVLAGFAAKIEKDDLTFSVKGKDYPAKLKLDAKSTPAHLDLAPQDGPDKGRTFPGIVRLEKGEVVLAFTETADRPADFAGGKDVMVVRLKRDGGK
- a CDS encoding DUF1552 domain-containing protein, whose translation is MPRSPISRRTALKGLGVSVALPWLEAMGPQTAWAQGAGTANPAPNRLCVLYVPNGKNMADWTPEKEGADFDLPHILRPLQPVKDQLMVLTGLTADKARPHGDGGGDHARALGAFLTGSQPRKTDGTDIRAGVSVDQVAAGRLADQTRLPSLELGCEAGAMAGNCDSGYSCVYSSTMSWRSATQPLPKEVNPKLVFERLFSTTPDNVRQRQDARRRSVLDFVREDSRELTDRLGAGDRRKLDEYLSAVRDVEQRIQRAATLPPVRTPDVPAPTGIPGSYPEHIRLMYDLMVLAFQADVTRVVTCVLANEGSNKPYPFAGVTEGHHDLSHHENKAEKKQKIRDINTFHTTQLAYFLGKLKAVREGDGTLLDHCMVAYGSGNSDGNAHNHDNLPILLAGGGCGTLKPGRHVKYARETPLNNLWVGLLDRMRVKVDTLGDSTGALPNLM
- a CDS encoding DUF1592 domain-containing protein, which codes for MPLPRLLPVGLALAAFTVAGLTRSPAQPPAPEAKAFAADGVAYLKKHCLGCHGDTRPKADLSLTRYATAESILKDRKIWQRVQDVIHAGEMPPESRPRPTTAENDAFLKTVGGVFDHHDRTAPPDPGRVTMRRLNRLEYNNTVRDLVGVDFTPADDFPSDDVGHGFDNIGDVLTLPPVLLERYLAAAESIMDRAVQVTPVKSPERWQGGQYLEPASAKVPLKNNWRVMSVKDGGDAVETGPVHTQYQVPTDGEYIFRARVRAETTGSEPVRVAVLAVCDKAAPGVASDAEAEKLSGAAVKGLRPFVILKTVDVTGTEKTPQVIEAKVPANIGLKRMAVALVKPKAGEPAPTLFVQNLYLQGPLDTRPATHRALLKCDESKPAADKSREVLGRFATRAYRRPVTPDELTRLVKLAESRTAAGESWEAGVQFAMTAVLVSPKFLFRVELDDRPEGPDARPIGEYQLASRLSYFLWASMPDAELFELAGKNQLTPNLPAQVKRMLADPKANTLVESFAMQWLQLQPLKNAQPDAKLFPQFNDRLRAAMFQETKLFLGEIVRQDRSVLDILDADFTYVNADLARLYGLKDAARGGRRQEEFVRVALAGTNRGGVLTQASVLTVTSNPTRTSPVKRGRWVLEQLLGTPPPPPPPNVPELEEAGKKTTALTLRARMEEHRKNAACASCHAKMDPLGFGLENFDAVGAFRAKDGDAAIDPSGELPGGVKFAGPVELKKILLTKKDLFARCLAEKLLTYAVGRGLEFTDKRAVDKVVAGLARQDYKFSALVTEVVQSDPFRLRRGRAPQ
- a CDS encoding response regulator, with protein sequence MNNLADAPAVRSTVLVVEDEPTIIVMARMVLERAGYAVLGAASGPDAVAVFRDNDQIAVVVLDLNLPGLNGWEVLAELRRLRPDARVVLTTGSTIDDTPAAEPQHLPTAVLPKPYRPADLVAVVGRLLAAR